GTATCTAATCCTGTTCGCTCCCCACGCTTTCGCTCCTCAGCGTCAGTATCGGCCCAGAGACCCGCCTTCGCCACCGGTGTTCCTCCTGATATCTGCGCATTTCACCGCTACACCAGGAATTCCAGTCTCCCCTACCGAACTCTAGCCTGCCCGTATCGAATGCAAGCCCGAAGTTGAGCCTCGGGTTTTCACATTCGACGCGACAAGCCGCCTACGAGCTCTTTACGCCCAATAAATCCGGACAACGCTCGCGCCCTACGTCTTACCGCGGCTGCTGGCACGTAGTTGGCCGGCGCTTCTTCTGCAGGTACCGTCACTTACGCTTCGTCCCTGCTGAAAGAGGTTTACAACCCGAAGGCCTTCATCCCTCACGCGGCGTCGCTGCATCAGGCTTCCGCCCATTGTGCAATATTCCCCACTGCTGCCTCCCGTAGGAGTCTGGGCCGTGTCTCAGTCCCAGTGTGGCCGGTCGCCCTCTCAGGCCGGCTACCCGTCGTCGCCTTGGTAGGCCATTACCCCACCAACAAGCTGATAGGCCGCGAGTCCATCCCAAACCGAAAAACTTTCCACACCCGGCCATGCGACCAGGAGTCATATCCGGTATTAGCCCCCGTTTCCGAGGGTTATCCCAAAGTCTGGGGCAGGTTACTCACGTGTTACTCACCCGTTCGCCGCTCGAGTACCCCGAAGGGCCTTTCCGCTCGACTTGCATGTGTTAAGCACGCCGCCAGCGTTCGTCCTGAGCCAGGATCAAACTCTCCAACAAAATCTGTCAGAAAACATGAATCCCGGCAACAAAAATGTTGCCAAAGGAATCTCCCGCTGACCACCGAAGCGATCAGCCGGGGTATTGCCATAATTGGCACTGGCTTTCAAGCACCCTGTTGAGTTCTCAAAGAACAACCGCACACCATCCAGAAAACCGCATTTCGCGGCCCGCCGTCCGGGGCACTCGCTCTACTTTACCCGCCATTCCCAGAACGTCAAATCCGCGTTTCGCAACCCGAATTCAACCGACACCGAGAAAACCGCACGACCGTAGACCATGCGATCTTGATGGGTTGTTCCGTCAGGACGGCCGCGCCGGGCCCTGTGAAGGTCCCGCTCGCTCGCCCGTCTCCCTGGCGGCTCGGAAAACATTACCCGCCCGCCACCGCAACACCAAATCCGGGGTGGGGCGACGGCCGTCACATCCACCGACCGGGGGACGGCCCGCACCGGAAACGGATCAGCGGCGAGCGGCCAGGGCCAGGCGTACCCGATTGTGGCTGTTGGTCTTGGTCATCAACGCGGTGATGTGGGTCTTCACCGTGGTGATCCCGATGTGCAACCGCTCGGCGATCTCGGTGTTGGTGAGACCCTCCGCCACCAGATCCAGCACCTCCTGCTCCCGGCCCGTGAGGCCGGAGATCCGGGGCGCCGGCTCCGAGCGGGCGTCCACCGCGCGGCGCACCAGTCGCCGCAGCACATCCTGGCTGAACGGGCTCTCCCCCGCCGCGGCCTGCCGGATCCCGTGGAGCAGCTCGCTCGGGGGTGCGTCCTTGAGGAGGAAGCCGCACGCTCCGGCCTGCAATGCCGGATACAGGTGGTCATCGTCGCCGAACGTGGTCAGGACCACGACCCGGGTGGACGGTCGCTCCGCCATGATCCGGCTGGTCGCGGTGATGCCGTCGACTCCCGGCATCCGCAGGTCCATCACCACGACGTCGGGCACCAACTGGGCGGCGAGGGTCACCGCGGCACGCCCGTCGCCGGCCTCCCCGACCACCTCCATACCGTCCTCGGCGTCGAGGAGCATGCGCAAGCCGGCACGGATCAGTTGCTGATCATCGACCAACAGGACCCGGATCAATCGTTCTCCTCAGGGTGACGCGGCCCGGTTCCAGCCGAAGGCTGACGCGGCCCGGTTCCAGCCGAAGGCTGACGCGGCCCGGTTCCAGCCGAAGGCTGACGCGGCCCGGCCGTGAAGGACGCCGAAGGCCCCAGCGAGGCGGACAGCGGTTGCCCGACGGGCCCGGCAGCCGGTGAGGCGGGAAACGGCACAGGTTCGGCGGGAAGGGTCCCGGGCAGCACCGTAGCCACCCGCCACCCCCGCCCGGACGGCCCGGCACTGAGCGACCCGCCGAGCACCTCGACCCGCTCCCGCATCCCGGTCAGCCCATGCCCCCCACCCGGAACCCGCCCGGTGCCGGCGGAAGCCGGGGAGGAGGACAGACCGGATGACGAGAGATCGGGGACGAGAGAGGACGACGCGGAGGCGGGAGGTGACGCGCCCGAGCCCCCGTCGTCACTCACGGACCAATGCAGGTCAGGACCGTCCATCACCACGCGGAGCGAGGCCCGGGCCGACGGCCCGGCATGCTTCGCCACATTCGTCAGCCCTTCCTGGGTCAACCGCAGCAGGGCCAGCCCGCGCACCGCGTCCAGCTCCACCACCCGCGGATCGATCTCCGCCTCGACGATCACCCCGGCCCGCCGGGCCGTCTCCACCGCCCCGTCCAGCGCCGCCGGCAACGCCGACGGATCAATGGCGGTCAGCGACGCGTCCCCCCGAGCCGAATCCGGATCCCGCAGCACCTCCACCAGCCGCCGCAGATCGGCGAGCGCCGCGGTCCCGGTGCGGTGCACGTCGTCGAAGACCTCCGCCGTCCGCGGATCCAGATCCGGCAGCACGTGCCGCGCCACCCCGACGCGCAGCACCATCGACGCCACGTGATGCGCCACCACGTCGTGCAGCTCCCGGGCGATCGCGCCGCGTTCGCCGGCCCGGGCCGCCCGGTGCTCGGACTCCCGCCGCCGTTGCTCCTCGACCGCTCGTTGCTCGGCCTGCACCCCCAGCTCCCGGGTGGTCCGGACGACCAGGCCGAGCAGCACCGGCAGGCCCAGGCTGATCGTCAGGCCGACGAGGGACCGGAGGATCGGCATGGTGGACCGCGCGTCGCAGATCAGATAGACCGCGGCCACCAGGGCGACCCCGGCGACCAGGTGACGTCTCCGGGGCGCCCACAGGGCCAGCTCGCCGATCGCCCAGGCGGTGCCGACCTGGTTGATCGTCGAGTCGTCCAGGGTGATCATCGCGATCCCGAGCAGGACGGTCTGGACCAGCAGGTTGATCGGCTGGCGGCGGTGCAGCAGCAGGGCCGAGGCGAAGGCGAGCACGGCCAGCACCCATTGGAGCGCGGTCGGCGGATGCTCGGTGTGGTTGACGACGAGAAGGTAGGCCAGTCCGGCGCCGTCGAGCAGCACGCTGCGCGTGAGGGTGTCCCGCGCATCGAGGAACTTGGCCATGGCGTTCAGCCTAGATCCTGCCGCCACCGGGGACGGACCGCCAGATAGCCGGCGAGCCCGAGCGGTCCGAGCAGGATCGTCAGCACCAGGATCGGCGCGAGCACCAGGTGCGGCACGCCGCGGTCGCGGGCGTCCAGCCAGATCCACCGGCCGGCGAACAGGTCGAAGGCGATCATGTGGGCCCAGCCGGCGGTCGCGCCGTCCGCGCTGCCGAGCAGGTCGCTCACCCCGCCCAGGGTGGGGTTCACGACGGCCGGCAGCACGTCGTCGAGGTTGCTGAGGACCACCACCGCGTAGATCAGCACCACCGGGAGCACGATCAGCGGGGAGGCGATGATCCGCCGGGTCCAGGACCAGCCCGGCGCCACGATCATCAGCGCCCAGAACGGCGCGGCCAGCAGGAACGTCAGGTTGAACAGGAAGGCAGGCACGCGGCGTCTCCTCCGGGGTGCCCTTGCTTCGTCGCGGTGTCGATCACGCCGTCACCATCTCCGGCTTGCGGCCGCGGGACAAGACCAGGCCGATGCCGGTCGCGGTGGCCGCGGCCAGGGCCGCGAACGCGAGGAGGGTGATCCCGTCCGGTCGCAGCAGCGGCACCGCGCGCATCGCCTGCCAGGTCAGGATCAAGACCAGACTCGCGTACGCCGATCCGGTCACCAGCACCAGCCGAGCCCGGGTCTGCGCGTCGAGCCGGTCCCCCGCCCAGCGGGTCAGCGCGTACGCCAGGAACGGCAGCACCTGCAACGCGTGGAGCCCGACGAAGTGCCCGATCCGCAGGTCCCCGCCGGTGGTGCTCCACCCGGTCAGCGGCATCCCCGGCCCGCCGTCCGGCACGCCGACGCTGTGCGCCCCGGTGATCCCCTCGACCCCGGTCTGCTGGGTGGTCATCGGGAACGCGACCAGCATGCCGATGAGCGAGATGAACAGGCCGAGCCGGATCGCGTACGCGGAAGCCTTGTCCTTGATCCGTTGCCGCAGCGCGCCGA
Above is a genomic segment from Actinoplanes ianthinogenes containing:
- a CDS encoding ABA4-like family protein, with product MPAFLFNLTFLLAAPFWALMIVAPGWSWTRRIIASPLIVLPVVLIYAVVVLSNLDDVLPAVVNPTLGGVSDLLGSADGATAGWAHMIAFDLFAGRWIWLDARDRGVPHLVLAPILVLTILLGPLGLAGYLAVRPRWRQDLG
- a CDS encoding response regulator transcription factor, encoding MIRVLLVDDQQLIRAGLRMLLDAEDGMEVVGEAGDGRAAVTLAAQLVPDVVVMDLRMPGVDGITATSRIMAERPSTRVVVLTTFGDDDHLYPALQAGACGFLLKDAPPSELLHGIRQAAAGESPFSQDVLRRLVRRAVDARSEPAPRISGLTGREQEVLDLVAEGLTNTEIAERLHIGITTVKTHITALMTKTNSHNRVRLALAARR
- a CDS encoding histidine kinase codes for the protein MAKFLDARDTLTRSVLLDGAGLAYLLVVNHTEHPPTALQWVLAVLAFASALLLHRRQPINLLVQTVLLGIAMITLDDSTINQVGTAWAIGELALWAPRRRHLVAGVALVAAVYLICDARSTMPILRSLVGLTISLGLPVLLGLVVRTTRELGVQAEQRAVEEQRRRESEHRAARAGERGAIARELHDVVAHHVASMVLRVGVARHVLPDLDPRTAEVFDDVHRTGTAALADLRRLVEVLRDPDSARGDASLTAIDPSALPAALDGAVETARRAGVIVEAEIDPRVVELDAVRGLALLRLTQEGLTNVAKHAGPSARASLRVVMDGPDLHWSVSDDGGSGASPPASASSSLVPDLSSSGLSSSPASAGTGRVPGGGHGLTGMRERVEVLGGSLSAGPSGRGWRVATVLPGTLPAEPVPFPASPAAGPVGQPLSASLGPSASFTAGPRQPSAGTGPRQPSAGTGPRQPSAGTGPRHPEEND